A window of the Mesorhizobium opportunistum WSM2075 genome harbors these coding sequences:
- a CDS encoding GNAT family N-acetyltransferase, whose protein sequence is MSLSAPVPLADHHDLNDFSSGIPSLDDWLKKRARANQAGGASRTYVTCIGNRVVGYYAIASGGVRMVEATGRFRRNMPDPIPVVVLGRLAVDQSHHGRGIGRALVRDAGLRILQAAEILGIRGILVHAISDDARAFYMAVGFEPSPVEPLTLMATLADLGASLG, encoded by the coding sequence GTGAGCCTGTCGGCCCCGGTTCCGCTCGCCGACCATCACGACCTCAATGATTTTTCATCGGGCATACCCTCACTCGACGACTGGCTGAAAAAACGGGCGCGCGCCAACCAGGCAGGCGGTGCATCCCGGACCTATGTGACCTGCATCGGCAACCGTGTCGTTGGCTATTACGCTATTGCCAGCGGAGGAGTGCGGATGGTCGAAGCTACCGGCCGCTTCCGGCGCAACATGCCCGACCCGATCCCGGTTGTGGTGCTCGGCAGGTTGGCGGTCGACCAGAGCCATCACGGCCGTGGCATCGGCCGTGCGCTGGTAAGGGATGCCGGTCTGCGGATACTTCAGGCCGCTGAAATACTGGGAATCAGGGGTATACTGGTGCATGCGATATCCGACGATGCCCGAGCCTTCTATATGGCTGTCGGATTCGAGCCTTCACCAGTCGAGCCGCTGACGCTCATGGCCACGCTCGCCGACCTCGGCGCGAGTCTCGGTTGA
- a CDS encoding DUF1778 domain-containing protein — protein MPASHQPLPKSVPLNIRVKPEVRNLIDRAAELLGKNRTDFMLEASQRAAEDALLNRLVFTAEPDAYAAFLARLDMSPHPNDRLRRTMATKAPWDAA, from the coding sequence ATGCCAGCCTCACATCAGCCGTTGCCGAAGAGCGTTCCGCTCAATATCCGCGTCAAGCCAGAGGTCCGCAATCTGATCGACAGGGCAGCGGAACTGCTTGGCAAGAACCGCACGGACTTCATGCTGGAGGCGTCGCAACGCGCCGCCGAGGACGCGCTGCTCAACCGTCTCGTGTTTACTGCCGAGCCGGATGCCTACGCTGCGTTTCTGGCGCGTCTCGACATGTCGCCGCATCCGAACGACCGGTTGCGGCGTACGATGGCAACAAAGGCTCCGTGGGACGCTGCGTGA
- a CDS encoding universal stress protein, producing MYKHLLIATDGSELADKGVAHGLTLAKDLGAGVTFVTVSEQFPMLAWGGAMAGYAAGDEMAVYQEELRKYGKQVLDKCKASADAAGVSAEVVHVEDKRPAEAILELSQALGCDLIVMASHGRRGLGRLLLGSQTAEVLSYTAIPVLVVR from the coding sequence ATGTACAAACATCTGCTCATCGCAACCGACGGATCGGAACTGGCCGACAAGGGGGTTGCCCATGGCCTCACATTGGCCAAGGATCTCGGCGCCGGCGTCACCTTCGTCACCGTCTCGGAACAATTCCCTATGCTGGCCTGGGGCGGCGCCATGGCCGGCTATGCAGCGGGCGATGAAATGGCCGTCTACCAGGAGGAATTGCGCAAATATGGCAAGCAGGTTCTCGACAAATGCAAGGCATCGGCCGATGCGGCCGGCGTCTCCGCCGAGGTCGTCCATGTCGAGGACAAAAGGCCCGCCGAAGCGATACTGGAACTGTCGCAGGCGCTGGGCTGCGACCTTATCGTGATGGCCTCGCATGGCCGCCGCGGACTGGGCCGGCTGCTTCTCGGCAGCCAGACGGCGGAAGTGCTGTCCTACACCGCAATCCCGGTGCTGGTGGTGCGCTAG
- a CDS encoding histidine phosphatase family protein has protein sequence MSSAFPQIHLVRHGETAWSLSGQHTGRTDMPLTPAGEAAARGVAERLKGLSFSAVWSSPSQRAYNTSVLAGFGAQSIRNDDLQEWDYGAYEGRTTKAILAERPGWNVFRDGCPQGETAADVGARADRIIRQLRDAGGSILIFSSAHFLRVLAARWLGLPPEGGALLVLDTASISVLGYEHDLSEPVIRKWNQR, from the coding sequence ATGAGCAGCGCGTTTCCGCAGATCCATCTGGTCCGGCATGGCGAGACGGCGTGGAGCCTCTCTGGGCAGCACACCGGCCGCACCGACATGCCGCTGACGCCGGCCGGCGAGGCCGCCGCGCGGGGCGTGGCGGAGCGGCTGAAAGGCCTGTCGTTCTCGGCGGTGTGGTCGAGCCCGTCGCAGCGCGCCTACAACACCAGCGTGCTTGCCGGCTTTGGCGCTCAGAGCATCAGAAACGACGATTTGCAGGAGTGGGATTACGGCGCCTATGAGGGGCGCACCACCAAGGCGATCCTGGCCGAGCGACCGGGCTGGAATGTCTTCCGCGACGGCTGCCCGCAAGGCGAGACGGCGGCCGATGTCGGCGCCCGCGCCGACAGGATCATCAGACAGCTTCGCGATGCTGGCGGCTCGATCCTGATCTTCTCCAGCGCGCATTTCCTGCGCGTGCTCGCCGCCCGCTGGCTGGGCCTGCCGCCGGAGGGTGGCGCGCTGCTCGTGCTCGACACGGCCAGCATCAGCGTGCTCGGCTACGAGCATGATCTCAGCGAGCCGGTTATTCGGAAGTGGAATCAGAGGTAG
- a CDS encoding VOC family protein has translation MNFVSVRIITSDVQRLVRFYGEITGLPVTVYTEDFAELATPACTLAIGSTRTLMLFGGDIARPADNHTAIIEFRVSDVDAEFARLSDTIKGAMVQEPTTMPWGNRSLLFRDPDGNLVNFFTPVTAEAIRKFDR, from the coding sequence ATGAATTTCGTCTCTGTCCGCATCATCACGTCCGATGTCCAGCGCCTCGTACGCTTCTATGGTGAGATCACCGGCCTGCCGGTGACGGTGTACACGGAAGACTTCGCCGAATTGGCGACGCCGGCCTGCACGCTGGCGATCGGCAGCACGCGCACCTTGATGCTGTTCGGCGGCGACATCGCCCGTCCCGCCGACAACCACACCGCCATCATCGAATTCCGCGTCAGCGACGTCGATGCCGAATTCGCCAGGCTGTCGGACACCATCAAGGGCGCAATGGTGCAGGAGCCGACCACCATGCCCTGGGGCAACCGCTCGCTGCTGTTTCGCGACCCCGACGGCAATCTGGTGAATTTCTTCACGCCGGTCACCGCCGAGGCGATCCGGAAGTTCGACAGGTAG
- a CDS encoding sigma-70 family RNA polymerase sigma factor, with product MTDAPGPLEPLGPTDRPILDRPVFERLTMAHRRELKLHCYRMMGSLHEADDLVQETFLNAWRGRAQFDGRGSPRGWLYTIATNACLNAIKARVTAHRVLEQPDRPPTEGRAAAGPAAELSWLEPYPDVELPDFVDGEPGPEARYETSEAIRLAFVAAIQLLPPRQRASLLLCDVLGWSAAETAQLLGGSTASINSALQRARATLARHYPAGRPLQRSQPNPEEGLLLERYISAWRAANLDGFIALLREDATYHMPPWLDWYHGRPAIRGFFDTVWGNFAGYFPVTTRANGLPAVAIYARRHQEPEWRAQSLHVIEPADGGIASLTVYVGPLGPDLFAAFGLPTVWPEPEA from the coding sequence ATGACAGACGCTCCCGGTCCGCTTGAGCCGTTAGGCCCGACAGACCGGCCGATCCTCGATCGGCCGGTCTTCGAGCGCCTGACCATGGCCCACCGCCGCGAGCTGAAGCTGCATTGCTACCGGATGATGGGCTCGCTGCATGAGGCCGACGACCTCGTCCAGGAGACGTTCCTCAACGCATGGCGCGGCCGCGCTCAATTCGACGGGCGCGGCTCGCCGCGCGGCTGGCTCTATACGATCGCGACCAACGCCTGCCTCAACGCTATCAAGGCGCGGGTCACGGCGCATCGCGTTCTCGAGCAGCCCGACCGGCCGCCGACCGAAGGCCGCGCCGCTGCCGGGCCAGCCGCCGAGCTTTCTTGGTTGGAGCCCTACCCCGATGTCGAGCTGCCCGACTTTGTGGACGGCGAGCCCGGCCCGGAGGCGCGCTACGAGACAAGCGAAGCCATCCGGCTCGCCTTTGTCGCCGCCATCCAGCTGCTGCCGCCAAGGCAACGCGCATCGCTTCTGCTGTGCGACGTGCTCGGCTGGTCGGCGGCCGAGACCGCGCAGTTGCTGGGCGGCTCGACCGCCTCGATCAACAGCGCCCTGCAGCGAGCGCGCGCGACGCTGGCGCGGCATTATCCCGCCGGGCGTCCCTTGCAGCGATCGCAGCCCAACCCCGAAGAGGGCTTGCTGCTCGAACGTTATATCAGCGCCTGGCGGGCCGCCAATCTCGACGGCTTCATCGCGCTGCTGCGCGAGGACGCCACCTACCATATGCCGCCATGGCTGGACTGGTACCACGGACGCCCCGCGATCCGTGGTTTCTTCGACACGGTGTGGGGCAATTTCGCCGGCTACTTCCCGGTGACGACAAGGGCCAACGGTCTGCCCGCGGTTGCGATCTACGCGCGGCGCCATCAGGAGCCGGAATGGCGCGCGCAATCGCTGCATGTCATCGAGCCGGCCGATGGCGGGATCGCCTCGCTGACGGTCTATGTCGGCCCGCTTGGCCCCGACCTGTTCGCCGCCTTCGGCCTGCCGACGGTCTGGCCTGAACCGGAAGCATAG
- a CDS encoding SDR family oxidoreductase: MGSLKGQNVVVVGGSRGVGRSIVEAALGEGATVLAVARGMAALKELSWEASGVKTLAADATQDAAPDAVFAAMRPDVLVISAGAFAASASIQDQSWSDFSANWETDVKASFLFCRAALRGGLKPGSRVVLISSGAAFSGGPPNSGGYSGAKCMQMFLAAHSQKEADRLGLGLRFMALAPMRIMAGTGVGERGISSISAYLGISPADFLASLSDMQTPADVGRAVVALAGGKRQGTAFTVSGSGLAEAA, from the coding sequence ATGGGATCGTTGAAAGGTCAAAATGTCGTCGTGGTCGGAGGCAGCAGGGGTGTTGGCCGTTCGATCGTGGAAGCTGCTCTCGGCGAGGGAGCAACCGTGCTTGCCGTCGCCCGCGGGATGGCCGCCTTGAAGGAACTCTCCTGGGAGGCCTCGGGCGTGAAGACGCTTGCCGCCGACGCCACGCAGGACGCCGCGCCCGACGCGGTGTTCGCGGCCATGCGGCCGGACGTGCTGGTGATCTCGGCCGGTGCCTTCGCTGCGTCGGCGTCCATCCAGGACCAGAGCTGGAGTGACTTCTCGGCGAATTGGGAGACGGACGTCAAGGCATCGTTCCTGTTCTGCAGAGCAGCCCTGCGGGGCGGGCTGAAGCCGGGCAGCCGCGTCGTGCTGATCTCCAGCGGCGCCGCATTCAGCGGCGGCCCGCCGAACTCGGGCGGCTATTCCGGCGCCAAGTGCATGCAGATGTTCCTGGCCGCCCACAGCCAGAAGGAAGCGGATCGGCTGGGTCTTGGCCTGCGCTTCATGGCGCTGGCGCCGATGCGCATCATGGCCGGCACCGGCGTCGGCGAGCGCGGAATATCCAGCATCTCGGCCTATCTCGGCATCAGCCCGGCGGATTTCCTGGCCAGCCTGAGCGATATGCAGACACCGGCCGATGTCGGACGCGCCGTGGTCGCGCTCGCCGGCGGCAAGCGGCAAGGCACTGCCTTCACGGTGAGCGGCAGCGGCCTTGCAGAGGCGGCATGA
- a CDS encoding pseudouridine synthase produces MASRRPPQPASPGKLPKPPTGKPLGVSLNRALSKLGLCSRTQAELLITEGRVRVGGKVVRDPALRVDLNRDSIVVDGEKVIAERKVYVMLNKPRGLVTTRDDPQQRDTVYACLEALDLPFISPVGRLDKASEGLLLMTNDTRFANRLMDPASHLPKTYHVQVATVPDAAMLETLRAGATVDGEILTANSIDLLRSGGRTAWLEVVLDEGRNRHIRRLLAAHDIEVLRLIRIAIGGLRLGDLAKGTARHLTAEELALLGG; encoded by the coding sequence ATGGCTTCACGACGACCACCACAGCCCGCCAGCCCGGGCAAGCTGCCCAAACCGCCCACCGGTAAACCGTTGGGCGTCAGTCTCAACCGTGCGCTTTCAAAACTCGGCCTGTGCTCGCGCACGCAGGCCGAGCTGCTGATTACGGAGGGCCGCGTGCGCGTCGGCGGCAAGGTGGTGCGCGATCCGGCTCTGCGCGTTGATCTGAATCGCGATAGCATCGTCGTGGACGGTGAAAAGGTGATCGCCGAGCGTAAGGTCTACGTCATGCTCAACAAGCCGCGCGGCTTGGTCACCACCCGTGACGACCCGCAACAGCGCGACACGGTCTATGCTTGCCTGGAAGCGCTCGACCTGCCCTTCATCTCGCCGGTCGGCCGCCTCGACAAGGCGAGCGAGGGCCTGTTGTTGATGACCAACGACACGCGCTTCGCCAACCGGCTGATGGACCCGGCCTCGCATCTGCCCAAGACCTATCACGTCCAGGTCGCCACGGTGCCCGACGCGGCGATGCTGGAGACGTTGCGAGCCGGCGCCACTGTCGACGGCGAGATCCTGACCGCCAATTCGATCGACCTGCTGCGCAGCGGCGGCCGCACCGCCTGGCTGGAGGTCGTGCTCGACGAAGGCCGCAACCGCCACATCCGCCGCCTGCTCGCCGCCCACGACATCGAGGTTCTGCGCCTCATCCGCATCGCCATCGGCGGCCTGCGCCTAGGCGACCTCGCCAAGGGCACCGCGCGGCATTTGACGGCGGAGGAGTTGGCGTTGCTGGGTGGGTGA
- a CDS encoding aldo/keto reductase family oxidoreductase, whose translation MTDISKAGTFKLGDRTVKRLGYGAMQLAGPGVFGPPKDRDAALAVLREAIASGVDHIDTSDFYGPHVTNQIIREALHPYPANLTIVTKVSARRGADASWIPATSPQELTQAVHDNLRNLGLEILDVVNLRSMHGIHGPAEGSLEPQLNTLAELQRQGLIRHIGMSNVTSAQIAQGRSMVDIVCVQNQYNIAHREDDALIDELAAVGIAYVPFFPLGGFTPLQSDTLANVARKLGATPMQVALAWLLRRAPNILLIPGTSSVGHLRENLAAAELKLPADAIEVLNGIAGEKAAA comes from the coding sequence ATGACCGACATCAGCAAGGCCGGAACCTTCAAGCTCGGCGATCGCACCGTGAAGCGCCTCGGCTATGGCGCCATGCAACTGGCCGGACCGGGCGTCTTCGGCCCGCCGAAGGACCGCGACGCCGCACTCGCCGTGCTGCGCGAGGCGATCGCCAGCGGCGTCGACCATATCGACACATCGGATTTCTATGGCCCGCACGTCACCAACCAGATCATTCGCGAGGCGCTGCACCCCTACCCGGCCAACCTCACCATCGTCACCAAGGTCAGTGCCCGGCGCGGCGCCGATGCATCGTGGATCCCCGCAACGTCACCGCAGGAGCTGACGCAGGCCGTGCACGACAATCTGCGTAATCTCGGGCTGGAAATTCTCGACGTCGTGAACCTGCGCTCCATGCATGGCATTCACGGACCGGCGGAAGGGTCGCTCGAGCCACAGCTGAACACACTCGCCGAACTGCAGCGTCAAGGTTTGATACGCCATATCGGCATGAGCAACGTCACATCGGCCCAGATCGCGCAGGGACGCAGCATGGTCGACATCGTCTGCGTGCAGAACCAGTACAACATCGCGCATCGCGAGGATGACGCGCTGATCGACGAGCTTGCTGCCGTCGGCATCGCCTATGTGCCGTTCTTCCCGCTCGGCGGCTTCACGCCGCTGCAGTCGGACACGCTCGCCAATGTCGCCAGGAAACTCGGCGCAACCCCGATGCAAGTGGCGCTCGCCTGGCTGCTGCGCCGCGCGCCCAACATCCTGCTCATCCCCGGCACCTCCTCGGTCGGCCATCTCAGGGAAAACCTGGCGGCGGCCGAGTTGAAGCTGCCGGCCGACGCAATCGAGGTGCTGAACGGCATCGCCGGCGAGAAGGCAGCCGCCTGA